In Bradyrhizobium symbiodeficiens, the genomic stretch GCAGCGTCTGCTTGACGATGATGTAGGGCCGGCACTTCTTCTCGCGCGTCATCTTGATCTTGATCGCGAAGGGCGAAAGGACGCCGTAGGAGAGGAAAATGCCGGCGAAGGTGCCGACCAGGGCAGCGCCGATGAAGCCGCCGAGCAGCTTCGGCGACTGGTCGAGCGCGCCCATCGCCTTGATGACGCCGAGCACCGCGGCGACGATGCCGAGCGCCGGCAGCGCTTCGGACACCGTCACCAGGGCATGATAGGGCGCCAGCTTGCTCTTCACGATGGTGTGGATCTCCTCGTCCATCAGCGCCTCGATCTCGTGCGTGCGCGCGTTGCCCATGATGATGAGGCGGACGTAGTCGCAGATGAACTGGAGCAGAGAGGGATCTCCAAGCACGCTCGGAAACGCCTTGAAGATCTCGGAGGACGCGGGATCGTCGATATGCGCCTCGACCTCGTTGCGGCCCTTGCCCCTGAGCTCGCGCATCAGGGCGTGGAGCGCGCCGAGCAGATCAAGGTAGTAGCGCTGGCCGGGCACCGCGCCGGTGATGGCCTGCATGCAGGCAACCCCGGTATCCACCACCGTCTTCCACGGATTGGCCACGATGAAGGTGCCGACCGCGGTCCCCATGATGATCACGAACTCCCACGGCTGCATGAGCACGGCCAGATGCCCGCCCATCGCGGCAAATCCGCCAAGCAGCGCCGCTACCGTGATGAAAATCCCCACGAAACTGCCCAACGCGCCGCTCCATCGCCGACCCCACCGGGAATATCTAGTCGGCGAGCCTTGCGCGAGGCTGGCTTCCCGCGTCGCCAGCCCCGCGCAAGCAATCGGCGGCAGCTTGGGGCGGCGTCGCAACAGCGGCCAGAGGGGCGCGTCATGCTATCCACCATCGCGGACTACACCAGGCTGACCAAGGACATGGGCAAGTCGCTGACGCAGGTCGCGACACAGCCGGATGTCAGTCGCGAAACCGACTATTTCCTGAGCCATATCGGCAACGTGAAGACGATCGACGACTTCCTGAAGGACTATCGCCTCTATTCTTACGCCATGAAGGCCTTTGGCCTCAGCGACATGACCTATGCCAAGGCGTTCATGCGCAAGGTGCTGACCGAGGGTGTCGGGAACAAGAACACCTTCGCCAACAAGCTGACCGACACCCGCTACCGGGAATTCGCCACCGCCTTCAATTTCGCCGCCCTCGGCAGCAACGCGACGAAGACCGCCCAGGCCACGACCGGGACGGCGACTCATTACGTCACGCAGACGATGGAGCAGAAGGCCGGCGACCAGAACGAGGGTCTGCGGCTGGCGCTCTATTTCACCCGCAAGGCCTCCACGATCACGACCGCCTACCAGGTGCTCGCGGACAAGGCGCTGACGCAGGTGGTTCAGACCGCGCTCGGCCTGCCGGCAACGATCAGCTCGGCCGACATCGACGCCCAGGCCAAGATGATCACGAACAAGGTCAAGCTCACCGATTTTCAGGACCCTGCCAAGGTCACCAAGTTCGTGCAGCGCTTCGCGGCGATGTGGGACGCGACCCAGGCCCAGAGCGACAGCTCGACCAATTCCGCGCTGATCCTGATCGGCGGCGCATCCTCGGCCAGCATGGATACCAACATGCTGGCTACTCTTCAGAACATCAGGTTCAACAGGTAAGTCATGCAATCGGCCCTCTATGTGGGATTGTCGGCCCAGGTCGCCCTCGAAAAGCGCCTCCAGACGATCGCCAACAACGTCGCCAACGTCAACACGGCGGCATTCCGCACCGACGTGGTGAAGTTCGAGACCGTGCTGTCCAAGGCCGGCGCGAACCCGGTCGCGTTCTCCTCGCCCGGCGACAACATCATCTCGCGCGAGCAAGGCAACATCACCGAGAGCGGCAATCCGCTCGACGTCGCCGTGGTCGGCCAGGGCTGGATCGCCTTCGCCGGTCCCAACGGCACGGTCTATACCCGCGACGGCCGGCTCCAGATCGGCGCCAACGGCGATCTTCAGACCGTGAGCGGTTTCCCCGTCGTCGATTCCGGCGGCGCGCAGATCACGCTGGACCCGAACGGCGGACCGATCTCCATCGCGCGCAGCGGCGCGATCACCCAGGACAACAACGAGATCGGCACGATCGGCCTGTTCAGCATCCCTGCTGATGCCAATCTCGAGCGCTACGGCAATTCCGGCGTGACACCGGACCGGCCTGCGAGCGCCATCGCCGATTTCTCCCGCGACGGCTTCAAGCAAGGCTATGTCGAGGGCTCCGGCGCCAACCCGATGATGGAATTGACCAAGCTGATCGCGGCCTCGCGTGCCTTCGAGGGCACTAATTCGATGATCGAGGGCACCGAGAGCTCGCTGCAGAACGCGATCCGGACGCTGGGCGAACCCGGCAAATAGCCTGCGCCCCGCGCGCATTGAGATTGAGGTTGGACGGTTTCCTTGAACGCTCTTCGACAACTCGAGTGGGCACTGCTGGAGCTTCAGCAGAGCACGCCCCTGGCAAGCGTCAGCGGCGCGATCTCCGAGATCGCGCCGACGCATTTCCGTGTCTCCGGCCTGTCGCGCTTCGTCAGGCTCGGCGAACTCATCGGCGTCAATTCGGGCGGCAAGCCGCAGATCGGCGAGGTGGTGCGAATCGACAGCGAGGGCATCGTCGCCAAGCCGTTCGACCGCCAGTTCGCCGGCGGACTCGGCTCGGTCGCCTACCGGATGCCGCCCTTGTCCTTTGCGCCGGATCCGAGCTGGAAGGGTCGCGTCATCAACGCTCTCGGCGCGCCGCTGGATGGATTGGGGCCCCTCACGCCGGGCCCCCAGGCGGTCTCGGCGGAGGCTGAGGCGCCGTCGGCCATGAAGCGCGCACGCGTGCACAAGCCGCTGCGCACCGGCGTACGCGTCATCGATTTGTTCGCGCCGATCTGCGCCGGCCAGCGCGTCGGCATCTTTGCCGGCTCCGGCGTCGGCAAATCGACGCTGCTTGCGATGCTCGCCCGCAGCCAGGGTTTCGACACCGTGGTGCTGGCCCTGGTCGGCGAGCGCGGCCGCGAGGTGCGCGAGTTCATCGAGGACGTGCTGGGCAACGATCGCCAACGCGCCGTCACCATCGTGTCGACCGGAGACGAAAGCCCGATGATGCGGCGGCTGGCGCCGAAGACGGCCATGGCGGTCGCGGAATATTTCCGCGGCCGGGGCGAATCGGTCCTGCTCATGGTCGATTCGATCACCCGCTTCGCCCATGCCGCCCGCGAGGTCGCGCTCGCTGCCGGCGAGCCTGCGGTCGCACGCGGCTACGCGCCGACGGTCTTCACCGATCTGCCGCGCCTCCTGGAGCGCGCCGGGCCCGGCGAGGAAGGTGCCGGCACCATCACCGGGATCTTCTCCGTGCTGGTCGACGGCGACGACCACAACGAGCCGATCGCCGACACCATCCGCAGCACACTCGATGGGCACATCGTGCTCTCCAGGCACATCGCCGACCAGGCGCGCTATCCGGCTGTCGACGTTCTGGCCTCGGTCTCCCGCCTCGCGCATAACGTCTGGGATCCCGAAGAGCGCGAATTGGTCAGCAAGCTGCGCGCCTTGATCGCCAAATACGAGGACACGCGCGACCTTCGCCTGATGGGCGGCTATCAGCCGGGACGT encodes the following:
- the motA gene encoding flagellar motor stator protein MotA; translation: MGSFVGIFITVAALLGGFAAMGGHLAVLMQPWEFVIIMGTAVGTFIVANPWKTVVDTGVACMQAITGAVPGQRYYLDLLGALHALMRELRGKGRNEVEAHIDDPASSEIFKAFPSVLGDPSLLQFICDYVRLIIMGNARTHEIEALMDEEIHTIVKSKLAPYHALVTVSEALPALGIVAAVLGVIKAMGALDQSPKLLGGFIGAALVGTFAGIFLSYGVLSPFAIKIKMTREKKCRPYIIVKQTLLAFMNGAMPQIAVEHGRKMIASTERPSIDVVENETIAGPKAVVTEPEPKAARA
- the fliI gene encoding flagellar protein export ATPase FliI, translating into MNALRQLEWALLELQQSTPLASVSGAISEIAPTHFRVSGLSRFVRLGELIGVNSGGKPQIGEVVRIDSEGIVAKPFDRQFAGGLGSVAYRMPPLSFAPDPSWKGRVINALGAPLDGLGPLTPGPQAVSAEAEAPSAMKRARVHKPLRTGVRVIDLFAPICAGQRVGIFAGSGVGKSTLLAMLARSQGFDTVVLALVGERGREVREFIEDVLGNDRQRAVTIVSTGDESPMMRRLAPKTAMAVAEYFRGRGESVLLMVDSITRFAHAAREVALAAGEPAVARGYAPTVFTDLPRLLERAGPGEEGAGTITGIFSVLVDGDDHNEPIADTIRSTLDGHIVLSRHIADQARYPAVDVLASVSRLAHNVWDPEERELVSKLRALIAKYEDTRDLRLMGGYQPGRDSGLDQAVDMVPRIYGAMRQDASAPPSADPFRELRDMLKGE
- the flgF gene encoding flagellar basal-body rod protein FlgF; this translates as MQSALYVGLSAQVALEKRLQTIANNVANVNTAAFRTDVVKFETVLSKAGANPVAFSSPGDNIISREQGNITESGNPLDVAVVGQGWIAFAGPNGTVYTRDGRLQIGANGDLQTVSGFPVVDSGGAQITLDPNGGPISIARSGAITQDNNEIGTIGLFSIPADANLERYGNSGVTPDRPASAIADFSRDGFKQGYVEGSGANPMMELTKLIAASRAFEGTNSMIEGTESSLQNAIRTLGEPGK
- a CDS encoding DUF1217 domain-containing protein; translation: MLSTIADYTRLTKDMGKSLTQVATQPDVSRETDYFLSHIGNVKTIDDFLKDYRLYSYAMKAFGLSDMTYAKAFMRKVLTEGVGNKNTFANKLTDTRYREFATAFNFAALGSNATKTAQATTGTATHYVTQTMEQKAGDQNEGLRLALYFTRKASTITTAYQVLADKALTQVVQTALGLPATISSADIDAQAKMITNKVKLTDFQDPAKVTKFVQRFAAMWDATQAQSDSSTNSALILIGGASSASMDTNMLATLQNIRFNR